Proteins co-encoded in one Neofelis nebulosa isolate mNeoNeb1 chromosome 2, mNeoNeb1.pri, whole genome shotgun sequence genomic window:
- the GLI2 gene encoding zinc finger protein GLI2 isoform X3, protein MRHQEGRYHYEPHSVHGVHGPPALSGSPIISDISLIRLSPHPAGPGESPFNAPHPYVSPHMEHYLRAMHSSPTLPTISAARGLSPADVAHEHLKERGLFGLPPPGTNPSDYYHQMTLMAGHPAPYGDLLVQSGGAASAPHLHDYLNPVDVSRFSSPRVTPRLSRKRALSISPLSDASLDLQRMIRTSPNSLVAYINNSRSSSAASGSYGHLSAGTLSPAFTFPHPINPVAYQQILSQQRGLGSAFGHTPPLIQPSPTFLAQQPMALASINATPTQLSGSATCLSDATQNKQNSESAVSSTVNPIVIHKRSKVKTEAEGLRPASPLTLTQEQLADLKEDLDRDDCKQEAEVIIYETNCHWEDCTKEYDTQEQLVHHINNEHIHGEKKEFVCRWQACTREQKPFKAQYMLVVHMRRHTGEKPHKCTFEGCSKAYSRLENLKTHLRSHTGEKPYVCEHEGCNKAFSNASDRAKHQNRTHSNEKPYICKIPGCTKRYTDPSSLRKHVKTVHGPDAHVTKKQRNDVHLRAPLLKENGDHEASAEPGGRGSEESAEASSTSQAVEDCLHIKAIKTESSGLCQSSPGAQSSCSSEPSPLGSAPNNDSGVEMPGTGPGSLGDLTALDDTPPGADASALAAPSAGGLQLRKHMTAMHRFEQLKKEKLKSLKDSCSWAGPAPHTRNTKLPPLPGSGSILENLGGGGPSGLLPNPRLSELSAGEVTMLSHLQERRDSSTSTVSSAYTVSRRSSGISPYFSSRRSSEASPLGAGRPHNASSADSYDPISTDASRRSSEASQCSGGGSGPLSLTPAQQYSLRAKYAAATGGPPPTPLPGLERAGLRTRLAPPGPCARPLGPRRGSDGPAHGHAGPAPAFPHEAPGGGARRASDPVRRPDALAAPRVQRFHSAHDVNPAPLPPCADRRGLRLPGHASADGGLARGAYSPRPPSISEHVATEALAVGADSAGPEVGLMLPEDDLVLPDDVVQYIKAHAGSALDDSPSQAYPPESTCFSENPKLPSPGLHGPRRMVAADSNVGPSAPVLGGCQLGYGPPSSLNKNNMPVQWNEVSSGTMDALASQAKTSPFSQGNLAVVQQKPAFGQYPGYSPQGLQLSPGALDSGQGHFQPCGGGPSVPRINYVQQLRQPGTGGQCSNMTTTVSPHTNYGQAHPQLSPSAMGGTLNQYPPSCNNMAAKPVHLGLPQQMEIAPEAAMMGSSRRELGITNSALAGMPPLHSTQSYPQQSHHLANPISQESYRQGPNLLPAQQPGFMEPQQGTAGVAGSSFGLVQPRPPAEPSPAGCHRGVRAGVQLAYARATGHAMAAVSTHQEMADVPKGAMGGVVSRPPQHPPQDTGGVPDHNMLYYYGQIHMYEQNGGLENHAGCQVMRPQPPPPQACPDSVQPQPLPSPGVNQVSSTVDSQLLEAPQIDFDAIMDEGDHSSLLSGTLSPSLLHSLSQNSSCLTTPRNSLTLPSIPTGISNMAVGDMSSMLTSLAEESKFLNMMT, encoded by the exons TGTCGCGTTTCTCCAGCCCACGGGTGACGCCCCGCCTGAGCCGCAAGCGGGCGCTGTCCATCTCCCCGCTGTCAGACGCCAGCCTGGATCTGCAGCGGATGATCCGGACGTCACCCAACTCGCTGGTGGCCTACATCAACAACTCCCGCAGCAGCTCGGCGGCCAGCGGCTCCTACGGCCACCTGTCAGCAGGCACCCTCAG CCCAGCCttcaccttcccccaccccatcaacccgGTGGCCTACCAGCAGATCCTGAGCCAGCAGAGGGGCCTGGGCTCAGCCTTCGGACACACCCCGCCTTTGATCCAGCCCTCGCCCACCTTCCTGGCCCAGCAGCCCATGGCCCTTGCCTCCATCAATGCCACGCCCACCCAGCTCAGCGGCAGCGCCACCTGTCTGAGCGACGCCACCCAG AACAAGCAGAACAGCGAATCGGCTGTGAGCAGCACCGTGAACCCCATCGTAATTCATAAGCGCAGCAAGGtcaagacagaggcagagggccTGCGGCCAGCCTCCCCACTGACCCTGACGCAG gagCAGCTGGCTGACCTCAAGGAAGACCTGGACAGGGACGACTGTAAGCAGGAGGCCGAAGTGATCATCTACGAGACCAACTGCCACTGGGAAGACTGCACCAAGGAGTACGACACCCAGGAGCAGCTGGTGCAC CACATCAACAACGAGCACATCCATGGGGAGAAGAAGGAGTTCGTGTGCCGCTGGCAGGCCTGCACGCGGGAGCAGAAGCCCTTCAAGGCCCAGTACATGCTGGTGGTGCACATGCGCCGgcacacgggcgagaagcccCACAAGTGCACG TTCGAGGGCTGCTCAAAGGCCTACTCCCGCCTGGAGAACCTGAAGACACACCTGCGGTcccacactggggagaaaccATATGTGTGTGAGCACGAGGGTTGCAACAAGGCCTTCTCCAACGCCTCAGACCGCGCCAAGCACCAGAACCGCACCCACTCCAACGAG aaACCCTACATCTGCAAGATCCCAGGCTGCACCAAGCGATACACGGACCCCAGCTCTCTCCGGAAGCATGTGAAGACAGTACACGGCCCAGATGCTCACGTCACCAAGAAGCAGCGTAACGACGTGCACCTCCGCGCCCCGCTGCTCAAGGAGAACGGGGACCACGAGGCCAGTGCCGAGCCCGGGGGCCGGGGCTCGGAGGAGAGTGCCGAGGCCAGCAGCACCAGCCAGGCCGTGGAAGACTGCCTGCACATCAAAGCCATCAAGACCGAGAGCTCCGGG CTGTGTCAGTCCAGCCCCGGGGCCCAGTCGTCCTGCAGCAGCGAGCCCTCTCCCCTGGGCAGTGCCCCCAACAACGACAGCGGCGTGGAGATGCCGGGGACTGGGCCCGGGAGCCTGGGAGACCTGACAGCTCTGGATGACACGCCCCCGGGGGCCGACGCCTCAGCCCTGGCCGCTCCCTCTGCTGGTGGCCTGCAGCTGCGCAAACACATGACCGCCATGCACCGGTTCGAGCAGCTCAAGAAGGAGAAGCTCAAGTCACTGAAGGATTCCTGCTCCTGGGCCGGGCCGGCTCCACACACCCGGAACACCAAGCTGCCTCCCCTCCCGGGAAGTG GCTCCATCCTGGAAAACCTCGGCGGCGGCGGGCCGAGCGGGCTGCTGCCCAACCCGCGGCTGTCCGAGCTGTCCGCGGGCGAGGTGACCATGCTGAGCCACCTGCAGGAGCGCCGCGACAGCTCCACCAGCACGGTCAGCTCCGCCTACACCGTGAGCCGCCGCTCCTCCGGCATCTCCCCCTACTTCTCCAGCCGCCGCTCCAGCGAGGCCTCGCCCCTGGGCGCCGGCCGCCCGCACAACGCCAGCTCGGCCGACTCCTACGACCCGATCTCCACCGACGCGTCGCGGCGCTCCAGCGAGGCCAGCCAGTGCAGCGGCGGCGGCTCGGGGCCGCTCAGCCTCACGCCCGCGCAGCAGTACAGCCTGCGCGCCAAGTACGCCGCGGCCACGGGCGGGCCGCCGCCCACCCCGCTGCCCGGCCTGGAGCGCGCGGGCCTCCGGACCAGGCTGGCGCCGCCCGGCCCCTGCGCGCGCCCGCTGGGGCCGCGGCGAGGCAGCGACGGGCCGGCGCACGGCCACGCGGGGCCCGCGCCTGCCTTCCCCCACGAGGCGCCGGGCGGCGGGGCACGGCGGGCCAGCGACCCGGTGAGGCGACCCGACGCCCTGGCTGCGCCGCGGGTGCAGCGCTTCCACAGCGCCCACGACGTGAACCCGGCCCCGCTGCCGCCCTGCGCCGACAGGCGAGGTCTCCGCCTGCCCGGCCACGCCAGCGCCGACGGCGGCCTGGCCCGAGGCGCCTACTCGCCGCGGCCGCCCAGCATCAGCGAGCACGTGGCCACGGAGGCCTTGGCGGTGGGGGCGGACAGTGCCGGGCCCGAGGTGGGCCTCATGCTGCCCGAGGACGACCTCGTGCTGCCGGACGACGTGGTACAGTACATCAAGGCGCACGCGGGCAGTGCCCTGGACGACAGCCCCTCACAGGCCTATCCCCCCGAAAGCACCTGCTTCTCTGAGAACCCCAAACTGCCCAGCCCCGGGCTGCACGGCCCCCGCAGGATGGTGGCTGCGGACTCCAACGTGGGCCCCTCCGCCCCTGTGCTGGGAGGCTGCCAGCTGGGCTACGGGCCCCCCTCCAGCCTGAACAAAAACAACATGCCTGTGCAGTGGAATGAGGTGAGCTCTGGCACCATGGACGCCCTGGCCAGCCAGGCGAAGACTTCGCCCTTCTCGCAGGGCAACCTGGCTGTGGTGCAGCAGAAGCCGGCCTTCGGCCAGTACCCAGGCTATAGTCCACAAGGCCTGCAGCTGAGCCCGGGAGCCCTGGACAGCGGGCAGGGACACTTTCAGCCCTGCGGGGGAGGCCCCTCGGTGCCTAGGATAAATTACGTGCAGCAGCTGCGGCAGCCAGGGACAGGTGGTCAGTGTTCCAATATGACCACCACCGTGAGCCCCCACACCAATTACGGCCAGGCCCACCCCCAGCTGAGTCCCAGTGCCATGGGTGGGACCTTGAACCAGTACCCCCCGTCCTGTAACAACATGGCAGCCAAGCCAGTCCACTTGGGGCTCCCCCAGCAAATGGAAATCGCTCCCGAAGCCGCCATGATGGGCAGCAGCCGCAGGGAACTCGGAATCACCAATTCAGCCCTGGCCGGGATGCCTCCGCTTCACTCAACCCAGAGCTACCCACAGCAGAGCCATCACCTGGCGAACCCCATAAGCCAGGAGAGCTACCGCCAGGGCCCCAACCTTCTACCTGCCCAGCAACCTGGCTTCATGGAGCCCCAGCAGGGCACCGCGGGGGTAGCCGGATCCAGCTTTGGCCTAGTTCAACCCCGGCCTCCCGCCGAGCCCAGCCCCGCCGGCTGCCACCGGGGGGTGCGTGCCGGGGTGCAGCTGGCCTACGCCAGAGCCACCGGCCACGCCATGGCTGCTGTGTCGACCCATCAGGAGATGGCAGATGTGCCCAAGGGAGCAATGGGCGGCGTGGTGTCCCggcctccccagcaccccccGCAGGACACGGGTGGGGTCCCGGACCACAACATGCTGTACTACTATGGCCAGATCCACATGTATGAACAGAACGGAGGCCTGGAGAACCACGCAGGCTGCCAGGTCATGCGGCCCCAGCCACCGCCGCCACAGGCCTGCCCCGACAGCGTCCAGCCCCAGCCCTTGCCCTCTCCAGGGGTCAACCAGGTGTCCAGCACTGTGGACTCCCAGCTACTGGAGGCTCCCCAGATTGATTTTGATGCCATCATGGATGAGGGCGATCACTCGAGCTTGCTCTCAGGCACCCTGAGTCCCAGCCTCCTCCACAGCCTCTCCCAGAACTCCTCCTGCCTCACCACCCCCCGGAACTCCCTGACTCTGCCCTCCATCCCCACGGGCATCAGCAACATGGCGGTTGGGGACATGAGCTCCATGCTCACCAGCCTGGCAGAGGAGAGCAAGTTCCTGAACATGATGACCTAA